The genomic stretch TGAGAATGCGCTGTACATCCACAGGTGGCACTAAAAGAACAAAGAGGAGTTCGACAAGCTGCACCACTATAGTCCACGTCGTCTCTTTAATAACAATAGCTGTATatgacatggtgtcagaagtggcCGACAGGACGCCTACGGAGTGAGATATGGCAAAGTTCGGACCGCCAGAACCCTTTGACTTTTCCCGCCCGGCGGAATGGCCGATGTGGCGCCGTCGCTTCGACCGTTTCAGAGTGGCATCACAGCTGGACAGAGAGAGCGGGGAAGTACAGGTTAACACGCTTCTCTACGCTATGGGAAGAGAGGCGGAGGCTATTTACGACTCGTTCGTGTACGAGGAGGAGACGAACCAAGACGTTTCAGATGAGGAACCCGCAGAAACTCATCCCGAGCTGGACTACATGACGGTAATGGCAAAATTTAGCGACCATTTTGTGCCAAAACGGAATGTTATTCACGACAGAGCGTGCTTCCATAGGAGAGTGCAGAAAGCCGGAGAGCCAGTCGAAGCGTTTGTTAGAAGTTTATACGAGCTAGCACAGTATTGTGAGTTCGGAGGGACCAAAGATGAACAAATCCGAGACAGGATCGTGATCGGCATATTGGACCGTGATGTTTTCCCAAAAGCTGCAGCTCGAGGCAGACCTCACACTTGAACGAGCTATTCAAATAGCGCGCCAGAGCGAACAAATCAAGCAGCAGAGCGCGAGTCTGTGTGCAGAACATGCTGTGGACGGCATGAGTCAAGGGAGACGGCATTTTCATACAAACAAGGGCAAAAACGATGGTCACTGGCGGAGAAAGCAGGATTTCGGTGAGTCCAAAAATCCAGTTCCATGCTCTCGCTGTAACAGACAACATGGGAAAACGCAGGCCTGCCCAGCCAAGAACAAAAGGTGCCGAAAATGCAATAAAACGGGACACTTTGAAGCagtgtgcaaaacaaaaatgctgaaagaGGTGACAGTGGCTTCAGATAACCTAGCCGACAGGGACGACATGTTTTTTCTTGGAGCAGTAATCGATACTAAGCCAGCTATAATCGAGCAGCCAGATTCAGAAAATGAGTGGCATGTGGAGTTACCCATAAATGGCTGTATTGTCAAATTTAAAATTGACACAGGTGCTGACATTACAGTAATGTCACAGGCTGCATTCAACAGACTGCCAAGCAGCCCAAGAATGGTCACTGCAGGTAAAATGCCACTTGTCATCAGCCCAGGGGGTGAAGTCCAATGTGTGGGCGAGTTTCTGGCCACGACTCAGTTTAAAGGACAGAAATACCGGTTCTGGGTCACTGTCATAAAGGGACCTTATGCACATAACCTGCTGGGAGGGAGTGTTGCTAGGAGGATGGGTTTGGTAAAGAGGATTGACAACATAGACACAGACCTCCTAGAGGACATTTTTGGAGAAATTGGCCTGCTTAAATGCGACCCTGTTAAAATCGAACTAAAAGCAAATGCAGAGCCCTACAGCCTGACAACGCCACGTCGTGTCCCATTTCCCCTCCTTGCTAAGGTTGAAACAGAACTGAAGCGCATGCTAGCTTTGGGCATAATAGAAGAGGTCACTGAGCCCACTGATTGGTGCGCCCCGATGGTTCctgttgaaaagaaaaacagagatcaAGTAAGAGTGTGCGTGGATCTTAAACGCTTAAATAAAGCAGTAAAACGAGAGCGTTACATCTTGCCAACTTTGGAAGACATTGCCCCAAAGCTGGCTGGGGCCAAAGTGTTTTCCACCTTGGATGCTTCTTGTGGATTTTGGCAGATCCCTCTGGATGCAGGCAGCAGGAGACTGACAACATTCATAACCCCCATCGGCAGATTCTGCTTCAGACGGCTGCCATTTGGAATCACGTCAGCTCCAGAAATCTTTCAAAGACAGCTATCCACTTTGCTGAACGATCACAAAGGCGTTGTCGTAGTGATGGATGACATACTCATTTATGGAGCAACCAAAGAGGACCACGACAACTGCTTGAACGCAGTCCTGAAGACCGTCAAGGACAGTGGCTTGAAGCTGAACAAAGCAAAGTGCCATTTCAGCAAATCAGAGACTCGATACTTTGGGCACATCATCAGTGCCGAGGGCATAAAACCAGACCCAACTAAGGTGGAAGCCATCACGCGGATGCAGAGTCCTACAAATGTGGAGGAGCTTCGTCAAGTTCTGGGCTTGATTAATTATGTAGGGGGATTCCTACCAGGCCTCTCCACCAAACTACACCCAATCACCAGCCTGTTGAGGAAAGAGAACAAGTGGGTATGGGACGAACCGCAAGAACAGGCGTTCACTGCTGTCAAAGCCATGCTAGTGTCAGCCCCAGCACTTGCATATTATGATGCAAATCGGAAAACTGTCATCAGCGCTGATGCAAGCAGCTACGGCTTAGGAGCAGCGCTACTACAACAACACGAAGACGGCTTAAAGCCGGTGGCCTTCTGCTCACGCACGCTTTCGGATGCCGAGAGGAGATACTCTCAAATCGAGAAGGAGTGTTTGGCGGGCGTGTGGGCGTGTGAACGATTTGCACGCTACGTTCAGGGAATGGACAGTTTCCGCCTGCAAACAGACCACAAACCCCTGGTGCCGCTCATAAATACATATGACCTTGACAAAGCCCCTCCAAGGTGCCAGAGACTCCTGATGCGCCTTTTAAGGTTCAATGTGGAAGCTGAACATGTTCCAGGGAAACAGCTGGTGGTGGCCGACACTCTATCCAGGAGACCGCAGAAACACGTGAGTGATGAGACTACAGATCATGTAGTACAAGCACATGTAGAGTCAATAGTAGCGAATGCACCTGTCTCATCCGAAAGACTCAGCAAGATCCGTGTGGCTACTCAGCTTGATGATGAACTGCAACAGATTACAGGTTTCATCAGAAATGGATGGCCGCCCAAAACAAGGCTGTCCCCACATCTGCACCGTTATTATTCTGCAAGAGCACATCTCTCAGAAACTGATGGACTGGTGTTATATCAGGATCGGCTGGTCATTCCTGCTGCACAGAGAGCTGAAGTGTTGGCAGATTTGCATAAAGGACACCAGGGACTAACACGGTGCCGGGCACGTGCCAGGATGGCAGTGTGGTGGCCGAGCATCAGTGCTGAaattaaacagacagtgtcatCGTGCAAATTCTGTATTGAAAACAAACCTACCCAGAGGCGTGAACCTCTCCTGACCACGCCCCTGCCCGAGGGCCCCTGGCAGCGCATAGCTACAGATCTGTGTGAGTTTGAGGGACAGAATTATCTCATCGTGACAGACTATTACTCCAGAGACATTGAAATAGCTCGCCTGCCTTCTATATCCAGCCGTGATGTCATCTGTCGACTTAAGGGCATATTTGTGAGGTGGGGAATACCACTGGAACTGGTCAGTGACAATGCAActcagttttcatctgctgAGTTCCAGGCCTTCTGTCGTGAGTATGGATTTGTGCACACAACCTCTAGCCCCTATTATCCCCAGGCGAACGGGGCTGCCGAACGAGCAGTTCAGACTGCTAAAAACATCCTGAAGCAGCCTGACCCACATCTCGCCCTGATGTGCTATAGAGCAACCCCGAGTGCTGCCACAGGTGTGAGCCCTGCGTTGCTTATGACTGGAAGAGAGATTAGAACTACACTTCCAATGCTGGAGGACAAATTGCAAGTTACTCTGGTGGACAGGCAACAGGTTCAGCAGAAGGACGACCAGACAAAGACAGCTTATCGTTTTTTTCATGACCGCCGTCACTCTGCACAACCCCTTCCCACACTACAACCTGGACAGGATGTCAGAATAAAACTGGACGGGGAAAAAGGTTGGAAAACCCCAGCTAGAGTCATCACCAAATGCCACGAGCCACGATCCTATTTGGTGGAGACAGAGAATGGAGTGGTGCTGCGACGGAATCGGAGACACCTGCAAGCCGTCCCACAGTCCACTGATCAATCGGATCAGCTGCAGTCACCCAGTTCCCCAGTGGAACCAACCAGAAGCCCTGCTCAGAGACAGTCGAGCCCCGTGGTGGAGGGTTCCACTCCTTGTAAG from Archocentrus centrarchus isolate MPI-CPG fArcCen1 chromosome 20, fArcCen1, whole genome shotgun sequence encodes the following:
- the LOC115799917 gene encoding uncharacterized protein K02A2.6-like codes for the protein MVTAGKMPLVISPGGEVQCVGEFLATTQFKGQKYRFWVTVIKGPYAHNLLGGSVARRMGLVKRIDNIDTDLLEDIFGEIGLLKCDPVKIELKANAEPYSLTTPRRVPFPLLAKVETELKRMLALGIIEEVTEPTDWCAPMVPVEKKNRDQVRVCVDLKRLNKAVKRERYILPTLEDIAPKLAGAKVFSTLDASCGFWQIPLDAGSRRLTTFITPIGRFCFRRLPFGITSAPEIFQRQLSTLLNDHKGVVVVMDDILIYGATKEDHDNCLNAVLKTVKDSGLKLNKAKCHFSKSETRYFGHIISAEGIKPDPTKVEAITRMQSPTNVEELRQVLGLINYVGGFLPGLSTKLHPITSLLRKENKWVWDEPQEQAFTAVKAMLVSAPALAYYDANRKTVISADASSYGLGAALLQQHEDGLKPVAFCSRTLSDAERRYSQIEKECLAGVWACERFARYVQGMDSFRLQTDHKPLVPLINTYDLDKAPPRCQRLLMRLLRFNVEAEHVPGKQLVVADTLSRRPQKHVSDETTDHVVQAHVESIVANAPVSSERLSKIRVATQLDDELQQITGFIRNGWPPKTRLSPHLHRYYSARAHLSETDGLVLYQDRLVIPAAQRAEVLADLHKGHQGLTRCRARARMAVWWPSISAEIKQTVSSCKFCIENKPTQRREPLLTTPLPEGPWQRIATDLCEFEGQNYLIVTDYYSRDIEIARLPSISSRDVICRLKGIFVRWGIPLELVSDNATQFSSAEFQAFCREYGFVHTTSSPYYPQANGAAERAVQTAKNILKQPDPHLALMCYRATPSAATGVSPALLMTGREIRTTLPMLEDKLQVTLVDRQQVQQKDDQTKTAYRFFHDRRHSAQPLPTLQPGQDVRIKLDGEKGWKTPARVITKCHEPRSYLVETENGVVLRRNRRHLQAVPQSTDQSDQLQSPSSPVEPTRSPAQRQSSPVVEGSTPCKGSQVTSRGRVVRIPLRYRDT